The stretch of DNA GGGATGGTGAAGCGATTTGGGAGATCGCGCATCGGGCTGGTCTCAGGGTGATTGTGACCAATTTCCCATGCACATATCCGCCCGTTGCCCTCAATGGCGTGATGATTGCTGACTTCATGACGCCGCGTGGTCGGCGCGATTTTGTTTCACCGCCTGAGCTACTGAATGAGATTGAGACAAACCTTGGGCCGTATCGCCTCTATCTGACGCAGACCTATGCGCGTGGTCAGGTGGATGCCGTCATTGATGAGTTAATCGCGGAGGCGCAGTACAAATCGCGTGTCAATCGCTACCTGATGCGACGGTTTCAATGGGACCTGTTCATTACGCATCTTTGGGGAACGGATCGAATCCAGCATGAACTCTGGCACATTACCGATCCCGCACATCCGCGTCACGATGTGGTTGAATCACGCCACTACCGGCCCAAAATCCTCGCCTACTGGCAAGAAGTGGATCGGCAGATTGATCGAATGATCCAAGAAGCTGGACCAGGTACGTCTGTTTGGATCGTCTCCGATCATGGATTTGGGCCGATACACTGGTACTGTTCGTTCAATCTCTGGTTGCTCCAGCAGGGATTCTTGACATTGAAAACTGATGCGTTGAGTCGGATCAAATGGGCATTATTTCAGTTGGGCATAACACCAGAGCTGGCCTATCGGGCGAGCCGTCATTGGTTGTTCCATCGGATTCGTCCGCCGCGCGGCATGAGCCTCGACCCGCGCTCCGTTGGTTGGTTGAGCCGTTGCTTCCTCTCGTTTTCCGATGTGGATTGGAAGCGCACGACCGTCTATAGCAAAGGGAACTATGGCCAGATGTTTGTCAATCTCCGCGGGCGAGAGCCGCACGGCATTGTCGCGCCCGGACGCGAGTATGAAGACGTCAGAGAACGCCTGATCGCCCGGTTGCGCGACGTGGTTGATCCGGTCAGTGGCCAGCGGCTCATCGGGCCGATCTGGAAGCGAGAAGAACTTTATGCCGGACCGCACGTGGAGCACGCGCCGGACATCTGTTTTCTGCCCCATGACATGCGCTATCTGGCGCTTGGCAACACCGACTTCACCTCCAGGCGATTTATCACCGGCGCGTTTGGAAACTCAGGTGGACACCGGTTGCATGGAGTGTTGCTGGCGCAGGGTGAGCATATTCGTTCCGGCGTCGAGCTTGGCCAAGCAAAAATCTATGACGTGCTTCCCAGTCTGTTGTACTCGATGGGTCTGAGCATCCCGACGGACATTGACGGACAACTGATTGCCGAATTGTTTGAGCCGCAGTATCTGTGTGCGCATCCGCCACGCTATCAGCAGGCCGTTTCCTCGCAGGCCCAAAGGCAATCCGTTGAATTTACCCCCGAAGAACAAGCTGAGGTCGAGGCACGATTAAGAAGCTTGGGATATTTGGCATGACGTCATCACGCCGCGTGCTCATGTTAACCAGCTCATATCCACGCTGGCCGGGCGATTCAACGTGCGAGTACTTACGGCATTTTGCCGAGCAACTGGCCAAGGAGTTTGCCGTCACCGTGCTGACTCCGCCGAGTCAGGGAGCCGCGTCAATCGAATCTCAAAATCACGTCTCAATCATTCGCTTTCGTTACGGCTTGTTTCGTTGGGCAGAGGTGATCCAGTCAGGGAGCGATAGTTGGTCAGTCATGCGACGTCGGTGGATAGCGGTGGGCATGCTGCCTTTGTATCTGATTTGTTTTTTCTGGCAGGCCTGGCGGTTGGCGCGTCAAGCGGATGTGATTGTCTCTCATTGGCTGGTGCCGTCGGGATTGATCGGCGCTGCCATCAGTTGGTTGAATAAGAAACCCCACGTGGCCATTGAGCATTCAGGAGCATTGCGGTTGCTCAGCACGATGCCCGGTGGCTGCTGGATCGCTCGCTTCATCATTGCCCATAGCTGTCGGGTCGTGACCGTGAGCGAGGAATTGCGCCAGCGGCTGATTGAGCTGGTTCCCGAAGCTGAAGCGAAATCCGAGACCATCCCGATGGGTGTTGATGTGGATGGGCAGATGAGGCCGGGTGAAGCCAAGAAGGATGATTTGACTGTTGAACCAGAAGGAGGCCGCGTGTTGTACCTTGGGCGACTCACCGATGTGAAAGGTGTAGCTTATCTGATCAGGGCGATGCGTCGAATCTCCGAGGCTGCGTTGATTGTCGCTGGCGATGGTGAGGCACGAGCGTCGCTGCAAGCATTGTCGCGGGAGAGTGGCACGCCGATTGAGTTTGTCGGTTGGGTTGATGCCGATCAAAAGCGGGAGCTGCTGCGGGCATGTGATGTTGTGGTGATCCCCTCGGTGGCGCTCGCTGATGGTCAGACAGAAGGGACGCCGGTCGTATGTCTGGAAGCAATGGCTGCCGGCAAAGCAATCATTGCCTCACGTGTCGGAGGTATCCCTGAGGTGATCCGCGATGGAGTGAATGGCTTTCTTGTTGAGCCGGCGTCGGTGGAAGCGCTGAGGCAAACGCTGGAGCGCGTGCTCGGCGATGAGCGATTGCGGCGCCGCGTTGGTCTGCAAGCTCGTCGAACAGCTCAACAGTTTGCTTGGCCGCGAATTGGACAACGCTATTGCCGACTGATTCACGAGGTGGCTGCGTGATACAAGGGGCGCTCAACCCAACCGATGTGGTTCAGCAGGCCGGTCGTGGCACGATCTACATCAGCGCAGCGAAGGCCTACTTCATGGCGACCGGTTTGATCATCTACGTCGTTTTACCTCGTCTGCTGACCGTCGAGCAGTTTGGTCTCTATAGCGTGGTCGTCGGCGTGACGTCGGTGATCAACGCGGTGGTGATGAATGGAACGGTGCTGACCGTCTCCAGGTTTGTCGCCCAGGACGTCACGCGCGCTGGCGCTGTCAGGAACAGGGCCTTGCAATTGCAGATGCTGATCGGTGGCGGCATCGCGTTGGTCTATTATGGTGCGGCTCCTTGGCTGGCAAGTGCCCTTCGTGACGCGCGGCTGACCACCTATTTTCAACTGATGGCCCTAATAACGCTGACATACGCGTTCTATGCCGTGTTCATGGGAACGCTCAACGGTCGTCGGCAGTTTTTGCGGCAGGCATTTCTCGATTCGATGTATTCAACATTCAAGGTGACGTTTGTTGTTGGCTTGGCATGGCTCAGCCACGCTGTGATGGGCGCGTTGGTCGGGTGGTTAATTGCTGGTCTAGTTGCGCTGGCGATCTCAATTGTGCTGGTTGGACGCACAGCATCGGCCGGTCGAGTTCAAGCCAGAGAATTACTTCAGTTTCAATCGTGGTTGTTGATCTACACGTTGGTCATCAACCTGCTGCAGAAGGTTGACCTGTTATTAGTCAAAGCGTTGTCATCGCCTGATCCGATCATCGCCAGTGAGCAGGCGGGCTATTACAATGCTGTGATGACCATTGCGAACGTGGTATTTCAATCAGTCGTGGCGATCACCTCGGTCGCGTTTCCTTTCGTCGCGCAGGCCGCATCGGGGGCGAATCGTGACGCGATCAAACAATATATGACCCAGACGACGCGCTTCAGCCTGATGGTGATGGCCTGTCTGGCGACGCTGTTTGTCGGCAATGCGGGCGGGCTATTAGCGTTGATCTATCGGCCAGAATATCTTGCCGGAACGGACGCCTTGCGCATCGCGCCGTTCGGCATGTTGATGTTTGGTTGGTTCTCGGTCTTGTGCAGCTTGATCTCCGGCAGTGGGCATCCGCGCGTGGCAGTGTGGTTGGCGGCAGTCACGTGCGTGGCTGACGCTCTGTTAAACGCTCTGTTCATTCCCGTGTGGGGGTTGGTTGGGGCTGCTGCGGCAACGTTGATCGGGATGAGCGTCGGCGTTGCATTGGGCGCTGCGTACGTTCATTGGCAGTTTGAAGCGCACATCGGTTGGATGTCGTTGCTGCGAATCGCTGCTGTAGCCGTCATCGTATTGGTTGCGTCGCAATTGATTCAAGCGACTGGCGTGTTGATGTTGCTCAAGCTGAGCATTCAGGCGCTGGTCTTTGTCGGTTTGTTGGTGGCGGTCAAAGAAATCGGCGCAGTTGAGTTGAGAGCTATGAAGCGTCTGTGGCCAACGCGGACGTAGACGAGCTTGTTCACGCCATGCGGGGAATGGGCGGGAAGTCTCGCGAAGATTTTCATGGCCGGGAGGGGCGCTGCTCGCGTGCTTGTTTGGCAGGCAAGATGCCTGCGCTCCCAAGGGATTTTCAAGGGAATCATCCATGAGCAACGGCACGCCACGATGACTGAAAATGGTTATTCTCAAAGGAGCGATCTTGGGGACGCGGCGTCGTTAGACGCTGCAAGAGGGTAGCCAGACGTGAAACGTCTGGGTGGGCGTCATCCCAAATCCCTCGCGCCTTGAAGAGGCGCGCACCTCGTTCTCATCGAAACTCGTTTACGCTGTTCAATTGCTGGCCACGCACGCGCACAACTCGGCGCGCGGCAGACGCGCCATGATTGTTTGGTCTGCTGCTCCAGACGTTGCACGTCTAGCTACCTGCTGTTTGCGCCTCCAGCGCAAGCTGCGCTTGGACACTTTCCGAGGAATTGCTCAGGTGTGAGGCCTGCCACGAACGATGAAAATAGAATTCTTTCGTGAGGTTCGCGTGTTTCGTGGGCTATTTTCAGAGGAATCGCTCATGAGCGCCGCGCTCGCCACGAAGCATGAAAATGGTTATTCAAGGGAGAAAGCGCCGTCGCCGCTTCGCTTTGCCGGCGCACTCCAAGATAGAGTTAGGAATCGCCCATGTGCCATCGCCTGCCACGAACGATGAAAATAGAATTCTTTCGTGAGGTTCGCGTGTTTCGTGGGCGATTTTCAGAGCAGGTTATCGGTTTGGTTCAGGGCTACTGCTTGAGTCAGCTTGCTGGTTTTTCATGTGCGTGAGTATTTCAAGGACACGCTGCCGGCTCGTTTCATCGGCTGCATTGGCCAGCGCAATGTCCAGATATTTTTGTGCCGATGCGGGATCACGTTTGTTCAGGTGGTAGGAGCCTAGATTCAAGTTGGCGAGAAAATCGTTGGGGGCGATTTGCAGCACTCGATTCCATTCGGCTGCTGCTTTGTCCAGTTGCCGGCTGTCAGCATAGAGGAAGGCGAGTTGATTGCGCAGGTCTCGGTCCCGAGGAAATTGCTCAAGCCCCTGCTGGCACACCACGATGGCCTGCTCGGTCTCTTGGATCAAGTGGTAGAGTCGAGCCGCCAACAGAAACGAACGAGGCGGCGGATAGAGCCTCGTCGCTTGTTGGATCAATGCGTTCAACTGTGGCTGTGTTATGGGCTGTGTGAAGGCCTGACGAAGATGTTGAGCGGCGGACTCCACTTGGTCGCGATTGATGTAGGAGACGGCCAGTCGAATGTTGGCTGCCGGATGAGTCGGCGACGCGCTCAAGAGTTGTTCCCAATGAGTCTGCGCGTCTTCCATCCGACCTTGTGATTCGAGCAGCTCTGCCATCATCGTTCTAAGTTCCACTGACGACGGGTCAAGTTGAAGGCCTTGCTGGCAAGCTTGCAGAGCAGCTTCGGGTTGTCCAGTTTTTTGGTAGATGAGGGCTTGCAAGGCATAAGTGGACGGATCGTTGGGCGAGATGTCCAGAGCTTGACGAACATATTCCAGTGCGCGAGCCGGCTGGTTGAGCGCCAGATAGGATTTTGCGATGTTGCGGAGGATCATTCGGTAGGTTTGGTCTCGTTTGGCCCAGACGATTCGGTCACGGTTGTCCGGTTTGAGCGTGAGCGCATGTTGCAGGAGGGCGAGGGCGCGTTGCGGCTCGCCTTTAGCCAGATAAGCGGCTGCCAGATTGTTGTAGGCCAGGACGTGATTTGGATTGAGTTCAATCGCCCGTTCAAGCAGGGGAATAGCTTGGTCTACTTGGTTTTTCTTCATGTATTCAACGCCGAGATTGTAGACGGCTCGTGTTGAATGAGGGACAGCGCGGTATGTGACACTCCATAATGTGAATGAATCTTTCCAATCGCGATTGCGCAGGATGGTTCGCGCGCTCAGCGCGATGATTACGAGGCCGGCTAGGGCGTAGATTGCCCATTTCCAAGTCGGCCGCCAGGCCGCCAGTTTAACAACCAGATGTGCGAACAACAGGGCATAACCAAACAAGGGCAGATAGAGGTAGTGTTCGGCCATGAGCTCGTGGTGAGGAATGATCTGGCTAACGGGCAGCAGTGTGATGAGGTAGAAAGCGATGGCGAAGCCGATGAGCTTATCTCGTTTGAAGCCGTAGAGCATCACTCCAGCTACGCCCAGCAACACGATGATGGCTATGAGGACGCGCGGCTGCCAGAGAGATTGAGCAAGAGGAAAGGCGTCTTGATACGAAGCGATTAGCGTGACTGGCGCGAGCAGCAATTTCAGGTAGTGAGCATGGACAGTCAACACGGTGAGGAAGTTAGTCCAGAAGGAACCACCCCAGTATTCGAATCGGAGCGCGCGTGGTGAGCCGAGGCCGCGGCCCTGGCCGATTTGGCGTCCGATAACGACGAGTCCGATCAAGAGACCAGTCAGTACCAGCCAGCGATTGGCTTTGAGTACATCCCACGTCTGCTTGAGCAGCGCGGGAAAGAGCGGCTGATGCTCATGACTTTCCCATCGTGTATGAAAGTCCCACAGCAAGACAATCAGAGGCAAGGTGACGGCCATTTCTTTGGTGAGCAGACTCAATGCAAAGGCCACCAGTGAGCCAATGGCCATCACCGGTCGTTCCGTCTGCCGATAGCGAATAAAGGCGTAGAGGCTGAGCAAATAAAAAAACGCGAATAGGACATCGCGTCGCCCAGAAATGTAAGCGACTGCATCGGTCTGCAACGGATGAGTGGCAAACACAAGAGCCGTCAGAAGCGCCGTCTGCGGCTGCTTGGCCAGATGCAATGCCAACAGGTAGACGAGGCAACTGTTGGCGCTGTGAATCATGATATTGGTCAACCGAAATCCAGACGGGTTGAGGCCCCACAACCAATGATCGAATGCCAGACTGAGGTCGCGCAGTGGCCGATACCATTCGTTGAGAAAAGCGCCGAGAGAAAAATTTCGGACAAGGTCATTGTTGACGACTGTGTAGAGATCATCGAAGACGAAAGCGTTTCCCAAACTGTTGGCATAAAGTAGCCAACACAAAGGCGCAATGAGCAGAAAGACGCGCCAGGAAAATGTTGGAGCGGGAGCTGCGGATACTGGCTTGGATTTGATCATGACGGTTACATGCGACAAGCGACCGGGTTGTTGATCCAGGGTCTCAATAAGGGACTTGAGATTCGCTGCCGGGCGCTTCCTGAACAATTTGAACGCCGACGCTTGCGCCGATGCGCGTGGCGCCGGCCTGAATCATCTGTTGAGCCTGTTGAAAACTGCGAATGCCGCCGGCGGCTTTGACGCCAAGTTGCGGGCCGACTACACGCCGCATCAGCGCGACATCTTCAATAGTAGCGCCAGCCTTGCTGAAGCCGGTGGAGGTTTTGACAAAATCGGCGCGCGCCTCTTTGGCCAGGACGCAGGCTTTGACTTTCTCAGCTTCGTCCAGCAGCGCCGTTTCAATAATGACCTTGCACAGAGCTCCATGCTCGTGACAGGCCTCAACCACGGCGCGGATGTCTCGTTCCACCCACTCATCGAGGCCTGATTTCAGCGCGCCAATGTTGATGACCATATCAATTTCCTGCGCGCCATCGAAGATGGCTCGCCGCGCCTCAAATGCCTTGACATCGGTGGTTGAAGCGCCCAGCGGAAAGCCGACGACACTGCACGCTTTGACCGGAGAATTTCGCAGCCGCCGAGCTACTTCGTGAATCCAGATGGGATTGACGCAAACGCTGGCAAAGCCGTATTGCAAGGCTTCATCGCACAGTTGGGCGATTTGGTCGCGGGTGGCGTCAGGCTTGAGCAGCGTGTGATCAATGTAACGGGCCATGTCGCCGGCTGAATGCGCCGGCGCCGGACGGGCGCCCAAACGGGTGGCGCCCATGGCAATGACGTGGCGCATCTGGTCGGGTTGTTTGAGGAAACATTCGTCTGGGCCGGGACAGTCGAGCCACTCCGCTTCACGCAGCCGAGCGAAGATCGCATCGGTAATATCGCGGATCAGTGAGCGATCAATTGTCGTCATGGTAGCGCCTCAATGTGATGGTGAGGTCTTATGGTAGCGCGGTTTACTGTTGCCGTCTACGGCTCGGCTGCTTGCACAATGTGAGTGCGCTCGGTAAGATGTAGCTTTCATGATGTCACGACAGTTCAGCTCGGCCAGACAATCAGTGAAAGAATCAGTGAGAGAAGCAGCACAGGACGGGCGCAAGCGGATAACCAGGAGTTGTCATGCGGACACTCTATTTTGATTGCTTTTCGGGCGCGAGCGGCGACATGATCAACGGCGCGCTGATTGACCTTGGAGTTCGTCTCTCGCGATTACAAGAGGAACTCAGTAAGCTGCCGTTGAGTGGTTACCAGGTTCGCGCCGTTGAAACGAGACGAGCCGGATTGCGGGCGATCAAATTTGACGTTGACGTAGATCAGTCGCCGCAACCGGCGAGGCGGCTCTCGGACATCTTGGCTGCGATTGAAAGTGCGCCGCTGGCCGACGCGGTCAAGCGCCTATCACAACAGATGTTCATTCGGCTCGGTGAAGCTGAGGCAAAGGCGCATGGCGTGTCGCTCGAGGATGTGCACTTTCATGAGGTCGGCGCCGTGGACGCGATTGTTGATATTGTCGGCGCTTGCATTGGGTTCAAGGAATTAGGCATTGAGCGGTTCATCTGTTCGCCGATCAATGTTGGGCGCGGCATGGTCAATTGTTCGCATGGCCAGATGCCGGTGCCGGTGGTTGCCACGGCTGAACTGCTCAAGGGGGCTATCATCTACAACTCTGACATAGAAGCTGAATTGGTCACGCCAACCGGCGCAACCATCATCTCGACAGTGACTCAAACTCATGGGTCGCTTCCTCCGTTCAAGTTGGAAAAAGTTGGTTACGGGGCGGGAACAAAACAGTGGCCAGATCGCCCGAATCTGCTTCGCCTGATGCTGGGAGAAACGCCTGGCCCGGCGGCGTCTGTTCACACAGACAAGGTCACGGTTATCGAAGCTAACATTGACGATTCCAGTCCGGAGCTGCTTGGCTACTTAATGGAACAAGGGTTAAAAGCCGGCGCGCTTGACGTTTTCTACACGCCGATTCAGATGAAGAAGAACCGGCCGGCCACCAAACTCACGGTGATCTGCCGCGACGCAGAGCGTGAACGGATGGCCGAGCTGATCTTCCGCGAGACAACAACCATTGGGCTGCGATTTTATGAGGCCGAGCGACGGCTGTTAGATCGTCAGTGGGTGCAAGTCGCCACACCGTTTGGTTTGATTCGTGTCAAAGTCGCCTACCTGAATGAATCAGTCGTTAACCTCGCGCCTGAATATGATGATTGTAAGGCAGCCGCAGAGCAGCATCAGGTTCCGTTGCGGCAGGTCATCGAACATGCTATTGGAGCGTTCAACGCACAACTACAGCGCTCAACTCACAATTCAGTAACATGACGCCGACGAGACGATGAAAACGATTCAGTAACATGACGCCGACGAGACGATGAAAACATTTTACGTAACAACGCCGATTTATTATGCGAATGCACGACTGCATTTGGGTCATCTTTACACGACGATTGTGGCCGATACGTTGAAGCGTTATAAGCGTCAGCGTGGCTACGACGTTTTTTTTCTGACAGGGACCGATGAGCACGGCGTCAATATCGAACGCGCGGCCCAACAGCGCGGCGTGCCGGTCATGCAGCACGTGGATGAAGTGGTCGCTGAGACGCAACAAATCTTCCCGCAGTTTGGCCTGGAGTATGACCATTGGATTCGCACAACAGCTGACTATCATTATCGTGGCGCTCAGGAGCTGTGGCGGCGCATTCGCGATGCCGGTTATATCTACAAAAGCGATTACGCCGGTTGGTATTGCCCCAACTGTAACGAGTTCAAAGCCGATGCGACGCAAGAGCAGCCGGTGTGCGACGTGCACGAGCGACTCACCGAGATCGTTCAAGAAGAAAGCTACTTCTTTCGATTGTCCGCGTTTGAGCAGCGGCTGCTGCAACATTACGAAGCGAATCCTTCATTCATTCAGCCTGACGCGCGACGCAATGAAGTGGTGAGTTTTGTTCGTAGCGGGCTGCGCGACATCTCAATCAGTCGGACATCGGTCAGGTGGGGCGTGCCCGTGCCGGATGATCCCAAGCACGTCATGTATGTGTGGTTCGAGGCGCTCTCCAATTACATCACGGCGCTGGGTTTTGGCAGCGAAAATACCGATAGGTTGCGCCGGTATTGGCCGGCGGATGTGCAGTTGATAGGAAAGGATATCATTCGATTTCATGCCGTCTGGTGGCCGGCGTTTTTGATGGCGGCCGGGCTGGAGCTGCCCAAGATGATCTTCGCTCACGGCATGTTGCTCTCCGGCGGGCGAAAGATGAGCAAGACGCTAGGCAACGTGATTGATCTGCCGACATTGAAGCGATATTTTGCCAACGACATGATTCGCTATTTTTGCCTGCGCGAGATCGTGTTTGGCGAAGATGGCGATTGCACGTTTGAGGCATTGATTGATCGCTCCAATGCCGACTTAGCCGATGGTTTCGGCAACTTGTGTAGTCGCACGTTGACGATGATCAAGAAATACTGCGATAGCGTCATTCCAGCTGCGGCCCAGAGTGGAGATCAAGAGCAAGAAATCCGCGCTAAGGCTGAGCAAGCCCGGAGGGCTTTCCTTGGCGAATTTGACACGTATCGCTTCAATCGCGCTTTGGAATCAGCCTGGGAACTGATTACCCGTGTTGATAAGTACATCTCGGAGAACAAGCCGTGGGAACTGGTCAAACGCGAGACCGGGCACGCTCAACTGGTGACGTTGTTGAATACCGCCAGTAAGACACTTCGCTACCTCGCCGTGTTGCTTTCGCCCGTGCTGCCGGAAGCCACGCGGCAGCTCTGGCAACAGATGGGATTATCAGGCGAGCCGGCCGGAGTTGATCCGGAAGCGCTTGAGTTCGATGCTCCGATTGAAGGTTGCCGAATTGGCGAAGTCCGGCCACTATTCCCCAAACTCAATAAGGAGAAAATCATGACAGCCATTGAAGCAGAAAGGGAAACCACAGGCGAACCTGGAGGCGAACCTGTTGCGACTCCGCCTCAAGCAGCCGTGAAGGAGTCGCCGCCGGCGCAGCAACAATACATCAGCATTGAGGATTTCGCTAAGGTTGATTTGCGCGTCGGGACGGTGTTGACGGCGCGAAAGGTCGAAAAAACTGATAAGTTGTTGCTTCTGACTGTTGATATTGGTGAAGCGACGCCGCGCCAATTACTGGCCGGCATCGCTCAAGCATACGAGCCAGAATCGTTGATTGGGCGGAAAGTTGTCGTTGTGGCAAATTTGCAGCCTCGCAAGGTGCGAGGGTATGAATCCCAAGGCATGATCGTGGCAGCCTCGGTTGGCGACGAAGAGCGCCCTGTGTTGGTCGGTTTTCACGAAGATGTTCCCAACGGCGCGCGGTTGAGATGATTGGGTTCGAGCAGACATGTTCATTGATTCTCATGCTCACTTAGACGCGCCTGAGTTTCAACACGACCGTGATGAGGTCATCGCGCGCGCGCGTGATGCCGGCGTTGAGCTGATGCTGAACATTGGCGCAGGATACGTTCGGGACACTTCGATTGAGACAGCCCTCTCGTTAGCTGAGACGTATGAGTGTGTCTACCTAGCGTTCGGCATTCATCCGCATGATGCGACGCTTTATCAAAATGGCTGGGAAGAAAAATTGCTGCAACTGTCTGAGCATCCCAAGGTGTTAGCCTGGGGAGAAGTCGGCTTGGATTATCATTACAACCATTCACCGCGAGATGTCCAGCGAGCCGTCTTTCGCCGACAGCTTCAATGCGCTCGACAGCGCGGCTTACCGGTCATCATTCACACACGAGAAGCTGAGCAAGATACACTAAGCATTTTGCGCGAGCAGTGGCAGGGAAGCGGGCTAAGCGGCATTTTGCACTGTTTCACGGGCACGCTCGATTTGGCCGAGGCGTGTATCGAGATGGGATTTTACGTATCGTTCTCAGGCATTCTCACCTTCAAGAACGCTGCTGACTTGAGAGCTATCGCTCAACAACTGCCATTGGAGCGACTCTTAATTGAGACGGATTGCCCGTTGCTTGCGCCGGCGCCAATGCGGGGCAGACGCAATGAGCCATCGTATGTGCGTTACGTCGCTCGACAGCTCGCTCACGCGCGTCAGATGAGCGAGCAACAGATCGCCGCAGTGACGAGCGCGAACTTTCGACGATTGTTCGGTCTCAACACGGATTGACAGAATGGGAATTTAGTTGCATAGATTGTTCGCTTCAGAGAAACATGATAAAGTGTGGCCTCGCTCATGACACAAGCCGCAACCAATCCACCGCCGACGGTTGAACAAATCGCCCGGCACCTGTTCGATCCAGTTCAGCGCGAATTGATTGAGGTCGAGCGCGAACTACAGCGCCAGCTTCATTCCCCGATTCAACTCATCGCGCAGATTGGTCACTATCTTCATCGTGGCGGCGGGAAACGCATTCGTCCGGCCTTGTTGCTGTTGTCCAACAAGCTGTTTAAGCAATCGGCGACAGCCCCCGTCATTCGCCTTGCCGCTGTCGTCGAATGTCTGCACATGGCAACGTTGGTGCATGACGATGTGATTGATCAAGCAGAGTTGCGGCGTGGGCAACC from Blastocatellia bacterium encodes:
- the metG gene encoding methionine--tRNA ligase; this encodes MKTFYVTTPIYYANARLHLGHLYTTIVADTLKRYKRQRGYDVFFLTGTDEHGVNIERAAQQRGVPVMQHVDEVVAETQQIFPQFGLEYDHWIRTTADYHYRGAQELWRRIRDAGYIYKSDYAGWYCPNCNEFKADATQEQPVCDVHERLTEIVQEESYFFRLSAFEQRLLQHYEANPSFIQPDARRNEVVSFVRSGLRDISISRTSVRWGVPVPDDPKHVMYVWFEALSNYITALGFGSENTDRLRRYWPADVQLIGKDIIRFHAVWWPAFLMAAGLELPKMIFAHGMLLSGGRKMSKTLGNVIDLPTLKRYFANDMIRYFCLREIVFGEDGDCTFEALIDRSNADLADGFGNLCSRTLTMIKKYCDSVIPAAAQSGDQEQEIRAKAEQARRAFLGEFDTYRFNRALESAWELITRVDKYISENKPWELVKRETGHAQLVTLLNTASKTLRYLAVLLSPVLPEATRQLWQQMGLSGEPAGVDPEALEFDAPIEGCRIGEVRPLFPKLNKEKIMTAIEAERETTGEPGGEPVATPPQAAVKESPPAQQQYISIEDFAKVDLRVGTVLTARKVEKTDKLLLLTVDIGEATPRQLLAGIAQAYEPESLIGRKVVVVANLQPRKVRGYESQGMIVAASVGDEERPVLVGFHEDVPNGARLR
- a CDS encoding TatD family hydrolase, coding for MFIDSHAHLDAPEFQHDRDEVIARARDAGVELMLNIGAGYVRDTSIETALSLAETYECVYLAFGIHPHDATLYQNGWEEKLLQLSEHPKVLAWGEVGLDYHYNHSPRDVQRAVFRRQLQCARQRGLPVIIHTREAEQDTLSILREQWQGSGLSGILHCFTGTLDLAEACIEMGFYVSFSGILTFKNAADLRAIAQQLPLERLLIETDCPLLAPAPMRGRRNEPSYVRYVARQLAHARQMSEQQIAAVTSANFRRLFGLNTD